TGCGCTTCGAGGACCTGACCGGCCCGGACGAGACCACGTGGAGGGAGGTGCTGGGCCACCTCGGCCTGGCCGACGCGCCCCGGCCCGCGCTGGTGGCCAACGAGAGCCGGCGCCTGCCTCGCGACACGGTCCTGATGCGCGCCGCCCGCAACCAGGCCTGGCTGCGCCACCTCGACCGGGGCCCGGCCTGGGCGCGGCGCGTCGGGCGGGGCCTCTTCGTCCGGGAGGTGCGGCCCGACGACCCCCTCGTCACCTCGACCGGCGCGGAGGTCCCCCGTGACGTCCGCGAGCGATGGCGGGAGGAGTCGGGCCGGCTGGCCGAGGCCCTCGGGCGGTCAGCCCTCTGGGACTGAGGGCGCCGGAGGGAGCCCCAGCACCCGCTCACCGAGGATGTCGCGCTGGACCTCACCGGTCCCGCCACCGATCGTGAGCGCCGGGGCGAAGAGGTAGCCGAAGGGCCACGTCGGGTCGGTGGAGCCGAGGGGCCCGGCGTCGGCCAGCATCCCCGCCGGCCCGGCCAGGTCCTTGGCCAGGGCCATGACCCGCTGGCCGTGCTCGTCGGCCAGCACCTTGCGGACCGACGCCTCGGGACCCGGCGCCTCGCCCCGGATGGCGGCGGTGACGGTGCGGAGGCGGATGAGACGCAAGATCTGGGCCTCGACCCACAGCGACGCCAGCCGCTGGCGGAGGAGCGGGTCGTCCTCGCCGCCGGCGTCGCGCACGACGTCGAGCAGGTCGTCGGCCTCGGGCCCCATCCCCCACAGCGCGCCCCCCGCCGAGAGCGAGACCCGTTCGTTCCCCAGCGTCACCTTGGCCAGGGCCCACCCGTGGTCGACCTCGCCCACGAGGTGGTCGGCGGGCAGGCGGACGCCGTCGAGGAAGACCTCGTTGAACAGGGCGGCGCCGGTCATCTCCACCAGGGGCCGGACCTCGACCCCGCGCGCGTCCATGGGGCAGACGAAGTAGGAGATGCCCTTCTGCTTGGGCACCTGGGTGTCGGTGCGGGCGATGAGGATGCCCCAGCGGGAGCGTTGGGCCAGCGAGGTCCACACCTTCTGGCCCTCGACGACCCACTCGTCGCCGTCGCGGGTGGCCCGGGTGGTGAGCGAGGCCAGGTCGCTGCCGGCCCCCGGCTCGCTGAAGAGCTGGCACCAGGTGTCCTCGCCGGAGAGGATCCCGGGCAGCCAGCGCGCCTTCTGCTCCTCGGTGCCGGCGTGGAGCAGGGTCGGGCCGGCCCAGCCGATGCCGATGGGGTTGGACGGCCGGGACACGCCGGCCCGGCGCAGCTCCTCGTCGATGACGATCTGGTGGATGGGGTCGGCGTCGAGGCCGTAGGGCCGGGGCCAGTGGGGGGCGACGTAGCCCGCCTCGGCCAGCTGCGAGCCGGACGGCGCCGGGTGGGCCTCGAGCCAGGAGCGCACCTCGGCCCGTCGGGGGTCGTCGTGGCCGGGCAGGTCGAAGTCCACCGCGGGGAACCTACCCGTCGACCGTCGACCACCCCGCCCGAGGACGTGACGTAGTCTGCCAACGATGCAGCGGTTCGGGACCGGGAGGGCCGGTGGGGCCCGCCCCCGGTCGAGGGCGGCGGCGCGGGCCTGCGCCGGGCCGTCGCGCCGCCCCACCCCGTGACCACGGTCGAGGTCCTCGACGACCCCGCCCAGCTGGTCCGCCTGCGCGCCGCGTGGGACCGCCTGTGGCACGAGGTCCCGGCCGCCCACCCGTTCCTGCACTGGGCCTGGGCCGCCACGTGGTGGGACCACTTCGGGGCCGTCGCCCGACCCGCGGTGGCGACCCGGCTCCGGGTCCTGGTGGTGCGCGACGGCGACGAGGTCCTCGCCATCTGTCCGTGGTGCGAGGTGACGACGCGCCCGCGCGGACCGATGAGCGTGCGGACCCTCGTCGGGCTGGGCCAGGAGGACGCCGACCTCGGCGGCGTGCTGATCGGACCCGGTCGGAGCGAGGTGGCCGCCCTGGTCGCCGAGGTGGTGGCCGACGAGCTGCGGGCCCAGCCGACGGTCCTGAACCTGACGCGGGTCCGCGACGACGACCCACTGCTCCAGGCCTTCCAGGCCGTCGGGGGGCCCGGGCTGGTGCTGCAGCGGGAGAGCACGGACCCCTTCCCCGTCCTCGACCTGCCCGACGAGGGCTCGTCGGAGGTCGTCGCCCTGCTCCTCAAGCGCAACGACGTGCGGAGGCGGTGGCGCCGGTTGGGCGAGACCGGCGACCTCCGGTTCGTGCCCCGCCAGGAGGGACCCGTGGACGTCGCCCTCGACGAGTTCCTGCGCCTCCACGACCTCCGGTGGTCGGTGCGCGACGACGAGCCCAACGGCATCTTCGCCACCCGCCGGGGGCGGGCGTTCGTCCGTGAGGTCTCGGACCGGCTCGACGAGGCGCGCATGCTCGAGCTCTCCTTCGTGCTCCACCGCGGCCGGCCCGTGGCCGCTCGCTACGGCCTGCGCCGGGGGTCTCGCTACTTCGGGCTCAAGTCCGGGTGGGACCCGCGCCTGGCCCGCTACGGACCCGGGCACATGGTGCTGGGGAAGGTGGTCGAGCACGATGCGGCCGAGGGGGTGCGCTCCTTCGAGCTGATGCGCGGGTCGGGGTCCCACAAGACCTCGTGGGCGACGTCGGTGCAGCCCGTCGGCTACTGGACCGTCTCGGCGGGAGGGCGCACGGATGCCGCGGTGCGCACCGCCTTCCGCGCCCAACGGGCCCTCCGGCACCGCCTGCGCCACCGGTGAGGGCGGGACCGGTCACCCGCGAGCCGCGAGCTCCTGGTACAGCGTGACCGTCAGGTCGGCGACGGCGGCCAGCTCGTAGCGGTCGAGGAACACGGTGCGGGCACGAGCGGCGAGCCCGGCCCGGCGTCCGGGGTCGGCGAGGAGGGCGACCAGGGCGTCGCCCAGGGCCTCGGCGTCCCCGCGGGGCACGACGACGCCCAGGTCGCCTCCCTCCAGCAGCTCGATGAGGGCGGGGGCGTCGCTGGCGACGACCGGGGTCTCCAGGGCCATGGCCTCGATGACCGCGCAGCCGAGCCCCTCGTAGAGCGAGGGGAAGGCGAAGAGGTCCGCTGCAGCCACCAGGTCCACCGCGTCGTCGCGGTGGCCCAGCATCCGCACCGAGGCGTCGAGCGTGCGGGCCTCGTCGCGGAGCCGCGCCGAGGCCGCGCCCTCCCGGCCGACGAGCAGGAGCGTGGCCCGAGGGTGGGCGGCGAGGACACGGGGCCAGGCCCGGAGCAGGACGTCCTGGCCCTTCTGGAGGTCCTGACGGGCGACGTTCACCACCAACGGCTCCTCGTCGGCCACGCCCAGCGCCTGTCGCACCGACGTCCGGCGGGTCGCCCCGGCCCGACCCAGGTCGCTCGCCGACCGGCCCCGCGGGATGAGGGTGGTCCGGGCCCGATCCACCCCCAGGACCCCCACCGCCTCGGCGCGCACGGCCTCGGAGAGCACGTGGAGGTGGTCGACCAGGTGGCGGGCCGTCAGGCCGTCGATGACCCGCCAGGCCCGCACGCGGGTCGGGGACAGGCCCGCCAGGCGGACCCTCACCGGGTCGTAGGTCGTGTTGACGAGGCTGTTGAGCAGGGGGACGCCGAGGCCCGGGCACGCGAACCGGGCGGTCAGGCAGGCCGGTAGCAGGGTGGCGTGGACGAGGTCGGGACGCCGCTCCCGCACGATCCGCCGGAGGGCACGGACCTGGCGCGGACCGGGGCGACCGGGGAGCACCGTCACCTCGACGCCGGCAGCCGTCAGGGCCGCCTGGAGCCCACCCTCGCGGGGCCGGAGGCAGACGACCGACGACTCGACGCCTCGCTCCCGCAGCTCCGGCAGGAGGGTTGCGAGCGAGTGCTCCGCGCCCCCCCCGACACCGAGGGCGTCGATCACGTGGACGACCTTCACCTCCGCTCACCCCCCACCAGGCGCTGGACCCCTCGTCGGGCCAGTCGAGCGGTCAGTGCCGCCGCCGGGAGCGGGTCGTCCCAGCGGACCACGGCCCGCACGCGCCCGGGCGCCCGTCCGAAGGAGCGCCGGTCGGCGAGGGCGGTGCGCCACCCGCCGGGCTCCTCGGCCACGCGCTGGAGCCATGCGCTCCCCACCCAGGCGGTGGCCGGCCGCCACGGGGGCAGGCGGGCCGGGTGCAGCCCGGCGGTCAGCTCCCGGTAGGCCATCAGCACGGTGTCCCGACCTGCCGCGGCGGCGAGGAAGTGGATCGCCTCCAGACGGGGGTTGTACTCGATGAAGCGAAGGCGCCCGTCGGCGCGCACGACCTCGATCCCTCCCAGCCCCGTGGCCCCCGACGCCGCCGCGAAGGCCTCTGCGGCCTCGGCCACGTCCGGGAGGTCGTCGGCCTCGCCCCACACCATCACACCTCCGTCGGCCCCCGCCTGACGTCGCTTCCGGCCGGTGGCGACCACGAAGGAGGTCCCGTCGGCGCTCCTCCAGGTGATGCCCAGCTCGACGGCCTCGTCGGGCGCCTCCACCTCCTCCTGCACCACCACACGCGCGCCCGCGGCGAGGAGCGCCCGGAGCAGCGGTCGCAGCGCACCGCGCTCGCGGACGGCGACGACCTTGAGGGCGGCCGAGCCCGAGGAGTCCCAGCGACAAGGGCGCACGACGACGGGCAGCGGCAGGTCGTCGGCGGCGCCGATGCCGGCCTCGTCGGTCACCTCCACCCACCTCGGGACGTCCAGGCCGGCCCGGCTCGCGAGCGCGAAGGCGCGCGGCTTCTCGAGGAGGTCGGGGACGACGTCCTCCGGCGGGAGGCAGGGCCGGTAGCGCTCGGGCAGGCGGCGGCGGGCGCCGTGGAGCATCTCCAGGGTGCGGTCGCTCGTCGGGATGACGGGCACGGGCCCGGGGCCGGGCACGGTGCGGTCCATCCAGCGCACCAGGTCGTCGATGGCGGCGTCGCCGCGGCTCGGGTCGAGGTCGACGGCCCACGTGCACGACCGGCTGCGACCGAAGACGGCCGCGCCGGAGCCGATCGTGGCCACGCCCACCGGCACCCCGGCGCGGGCGAGCGATCGGGCGGCGTGCAGGGAGGACCCCCAGACCTCCTCGGCGAGGAGGACGCAGGCGGGTGCCGCGGCCGGCCACGGCTGGTCCGGCGGCCCGGACCACCAGGGCTCGAGCCGCTCCCGGGGGCGAGGTCGGTCGAGGACGACGTCGGTGACCAGCTCGCCGCTGCGGTGCCACCCGACCCGCTGGAGCGAACGGATCGAGGCCACGTTCCAGTCGTAGACGAGGCCCCACAGGAGATCCGTCGGCGGTTGGGCCGCGGCGTAGGCCCAGATGAGGTGGGAGAGGAGGGCGCGGCCCCGGTGACCCTCGGCCACGAAGCTCCGGCACGAGAAGTGCTCGTCGTCGGGGACCTCGACGGTGCGTCCCAGCTCGGGCACGGTGAGCGTCCCGCGCGTCATCCAGGAGCTGGCCACCACGGAGTCGCCGTCGCGGGCGACGATGCAGGTGGCGCCCTGCCTGCGGAGCACGGCCAGGTCCTCCCGGGTCAGGTGGGGAGAGGTGCCGAGGACCTCGCCGGCGTCGGCTGCGTCGAGCAGCTCGATGGCGGTCGGGGGTGGTCCCGGCGACCGGTGGTCCCCGACGACGGCGCCCCAGCGGCCCATGGCGACGCGACGGTGCACCGCCTTGCGGTAGACGAGGCGGGCCGTGCCCCCGACCCCGGACCCCTCGAGGGCGGCCAGGCGGCCGCGCCCACGGGCCACGGTGGCTAGAGGCCGGCGAGGCGGGACACCTCGCGGTAGTAGGCGGACCGCGACTGCAGCTCGGCGGCGGTGCCGATCGAGGCGAGGGTGCCCTCCTGGAGGATGACCAGGCGGTCGCAGATGGTGAGCGTCGAGAGCCGGTGGGCGACGATCACCATGGTGACGCGACCCTTCAGCGCCGCCAGGGTCTGGCCGATGGCGGCCTCGGACTCCCCGTCGAGGGCACTGGTCGGCTCGTCGAGGACGAGGAGGTCGGGACGACCGGCGAGGGCGCGGGCGATGCAGATGCGCTGGCGCTGCCCCCCGGAGAGCCGCCCGCCGAGCTCGCCCACCGGCGAGTCCAGCCCGAGCGGGAGGTCGGCCACGAACTCCTCCACCCGCGCCTCCCGGGCCGCCCGGGCGACGTCGTCGTCGTCGAGGTCGCGCAGGAACCGGATGTTGTCGGCGATGGAGCCGTGGACGAGCCGGGGCTCCTGGGGCACGATCGCCGTCCTCCGGTGCCACTCCTCGTCGTCGACCTCGCGCAGCGGCACGCCGTTGACGGTGACCTCGCCGGCGGTCGGCTCGTAGAGCCGCAGCAGCACGTTGACGAGGGTGCTCTTGCCCGCCCCGGACGGGCCGACGACGCCGATGGTCTCCCCGGCCCCGACGACGAGGCTGAGGTCGCGGAGGGCCGAGCCCGACGCACCCTCGTAGCCGAAGCCCACCTGGCGGAGCTCGATGCTCCGGATCTCACCCACCGCCGTCGTCCCCTGGTGACGGGGGGCGTCGGAGTAGCTGTCGAGCAGCTCGACCAGCCGATCGACGTAGGGCCGCATCTCCGCCTGCTGCTGCAGGCCGGTGAGGACCTGCTGGCCGTAGGAGAGGGAGCGCACGAGCAGCAGGACCACGGCGCCGATCGCGGCCAGGTCGTCGACCTCGATGCTGGTGAGCACGAGCAGGCCCACGATGACCAGGGCGAGCGCCAGGCCCTGGTAGAGCCGGGGGGTGAAGGCGGCGAGGAAGCGGGACGTGTAGAACTGGTCGGCCACCTCGGCGTCCCGCCGGCGCAGCCGCTCGCCGGCCTCGCCGGCCACGCCGAACACGGCCAGCTCGCGCGACAGCAGCACCGACTCGGTCGCCCCCTCGGCGTAGTCCCGGCGTTGGTGGGTGAGTCGCTGGGCCGCAGCCCGGGTGCGCATCGTGGCCGGGCGCAGGATCAGCACCAGCAGCGCGCCCACGACCGACAGCGCCACCGCCGTGAGGGGGTTCACCACGAGCGCGGCCACGGCGAAGCTCGAGAGGCTGAGCACGGCGGCGAGGAGGGTGGCCAGCGCGGCGAAGGCCTGGGTGAAGCGGTCCACGTAGGTCGTCAGCGCCTCCTGGAGGGACGCCACCCGGTCCCGGGACTTCCGCTCGTAGGACGCGGCGTGGAACGCGCGCAGGAGCTCCTGGCGGGCCCGCAGCGAGGCCGACGCGCTCACGCCGGCGATCGCCCGGGCCAGGAGGTAGGTGAGCAGGATGCCGAGCAGGAGGAGGACGCCGGCGAGGACGAGCACGAGCGTGGTCGACAGCGACACGCCCGCCAGGCCCACGTCGTCGCGACCCTCGTTGACGGCCACGGCGACGCCGGTGACGAGGACCAGGATCGCCGCCTCGCTCAGGCCGGCCAGGAACGACAGCACCCCGATGCCGACGAGCCGGCGCCGGGCCCGGGGGTGGAACCGGTCGAGGACCGCCAGGATGCGCGCCGAGTCGTTCCCCCTGGCTGCGTTGCTGTCGGCGTCGCCGCTCACCGGCCCCCCCAGGCTGTCCTGGGCCCCACCCTCCCACAGCGCAGGCCCTCCTCGGGCACCGGGGAGGGCCGGGTCCGGGGCCGGCCCACCGGCTCGGCGTCGGGCGACCGGAGGGTCAACCCTGCTGCTCCGCGAACCAGTCGACGGTGGCACGCAGCCCGGCGTCGAGGTCGACCGGCTCGACGTCGGCGAAGAGCGACCGCAGCACCCCGCTGTCGGCCTGGCTGTGGGGGACGTCGCCGGCGCGGACCGGCTGGTGGTCGCGGGCCACCGGGTGCCCGAGGATCCCCTCGAGACGACCGATGAGGTCGAGCAGCGAGGTGCGCGTCCCGAACGCCAGGTTGACCGGGCCGTCGTGGCAGACCCGCCCGACCACGGCCTCGGCGAGCACCGCGGCGACGGTGCCGACGTAGGTGAAGTCGCGGGTCTGGGAGCCGTCGCCGTGCACGGGGAGCGGGGCCCCGCGCCGGGCGGCGTCGACGAAGACGGGGACCACCGCGGCGTAGGCGTGGCCTGCGGGCTGCAGCGGACCGAACACGTTGAAGAAGCGCAGGGCGAGCACACCGGTGCCGAAGCTCCGCTGCCAGGCGAGGGCGTAGGACTCCGTCGCCAGCTTGGAGGCGGCGTAGGGGCTGACCGGCATGGGCACCTGGTCCTCCCGCTTCGGGAGGGTCGGGTTGGCGCCGTAGACCGACGACGAGGAG
Above is a window of Iamia majanohamensis DNA encoding:
- a CDS encoding acyl-CoA dehydrogenase family protein; its protein translation is MDFDLPGHDDPRRAEVRSWLEAHPAPSGSQLAEAGYVAPHWPRPYGLDADPIHQIVIDEELRRAGVSRPSNPIGIGWAGPTLLHAGTEEQKARWLPGILSGEDTWCQLFSEPGAGSDLASLTTRATRDGDEWVVEGQKVWTSLAQRSRWGILIARTDTQVPKQKGISYFVCPMDARGVEVRPLVEMTGAALFNEVFLDGVRLPADHLVGEVDHGWALAKVTLGNERVSLSAGGALWGMGPEADDLLDVVRDAGGEDDPLLRQRLASLWVEAQILRLIRLRTVTAAIRGEAPGPEASVRKVLADEHGQRVMALAKDLAGPAGMLADAGPLGSTDPTWPFGYLFAPALTIGGGTGEVQRDILGERVLGLPPAPSVPEG
- a CDS encoding glycosyltransferase family 4 protein, with translation MKVVHVIDALGVGGGAEHSLATLLPELRERGVESSVVCLRPREGGLQAALTAAGVEVTVLPGRPGPRQVRALRRIVRERRPDLVHATLLPACLTARFACPGLGVPLLNSLVNTTYDPVRVRLAGLSPTRVRAWRVIDGLTARHLVDHLHVLSEAVRAEAVGVLGVDRARTTLIPRGRSASDLGRAGATRRTSVRQALGVADEEPLVVNVARQDLQKGQDVLLRAWPRVLAAHPRATLLLVGREGAASARLRDEARTLDASVRMLGHRDDAVDLVAAADLFAFPSLYEGLGCAVIEAMALETPVVASDAPALIELLEGGDLGVVVPRGDAEALGDALVALLADPGRRAGLAARARTVFLDRYELAAVADLTVTLYQELAARG
- a CDS encoding ABC transporter ATP-binding protein, with product MSGDADSNAARGNDSARILAVLDRFHPRARRRLVGIGVLSFLAGLSEAAILVLVTGVAVAVNEGRDDVGLAGVSLSTTLVLVLAGVLLLLGILLTYLLARAIAGVSASASLRARQELLRAFHAASYERKSRDRVASLQEALTTYVDRFTQAFAALATLLAAVLSLSSFAVAALVVNPLTAVALSVVGALLVLILRPATMRTRAAAQRLTHQRRDYAEGATESVLLSRELAVFGVAGEAGERLRRRDAEVADQFYTSRFLAAFTPRLYQGLALALVIVGLLVLTSIEVDDLAAIGAVVLLLVRSLSYGQQVLTGLQQQAEMRPYVDRLVELLDSYSDAPRHQGTTAVGEIRSIELRQVGFGYEGASGSALRDLSLVVGAGETIGVVGPSGAGKSTLVNVLLRLYEPTAGEVTVNGVPLREVDDEEWHRRTAIVPQEPRLVHGSIADNIRFLRDLDDDDVARAAREARVEEFVADLPLGLDSPVGELGGRLSGGQRQRICIARALAGRPDLLVLDEPTSALDGESEAAIGQTLAALKGRVTMVIVAHRLSTLTICDRLVILQEGTLASIGTAAELQSRSAYYREVSRLAGL
- a CDS encoding GNAT family N-acetyltransferase — protein: MTTVEVLDDPAQLVRLRAAWDRLWHEVPAAHPFLHWAWAATWWDHFGAVARPAVATRLRVLVVRDGDEVLAICPWCEVTTRPRGPMSVRTLVGLGQEDADLGGVLIGPGRSEVAALVAEVVADELRAQPTVLNLTRVRDDDPLLQAFQAVGGPGLVLQRESTDPFPVLDLPDEGSSEVVALLLKRNDVRRRWRRLGETGDLRFVPRQEGPVDVALDEFLRLHDLRWSVRDDEPNGIFATRRGRAFVREVSDRLDEARMLELSFVLHRGRPVAARYGLRRGSRYFGLKSGWDPRLARYGPGHMVLGKVVEHDAAEGVRSFELMRGSGSHKTSWATSVQPVGYWTVSAGGRTDAAVRTAFRAQRALRHRLRHR
- a CDS encoding NAD-dependent epimerase/dehydratase family protein, translating into MKVVVTGGAGFIGANLCRALARAGATDVVAYDDLSTGVAENLDGTSARLVRGDVLDEESLRAEVAGAASIVHLAARPSVPRSLADPEASHRVNASGTVRVLEAARAEGVDHVVVASSSSVYGANPTLPKREDQVPMPVSPYAASKLATESYALAWQRSFGTGVLALRFFNVFGPLQPAGHAYAAVVPVFVDAARRGAPLPVHGDGSQTRDFTYVGTVAAVLAEAVVGRVCHDGPVNLAFGTRTSLLDLIGRLEGILGHPVARDHQPVRAGDVPHSQADSGVLRSLFADVEPVDLDAGLRATVDWFAEQQG